gtgtTCTTTTACATTCTTCTTTACCTCAAGAGGCTTCGGTAGTCTCTTTAAAAGAAATCGCCCTTCATAACATTCCTTTTAAAAAACGTCTTGGATACTCTTCATTGATTCAACAATTGTTGATAGCCGACACTCTTCATTTGATCAAAAATGACTTTAACGACAACACCACCTTTCCTGAGACATTTTCCTATGAAactatatttatgaaaagaaaattatttcaaactgctCGTTCAGCTGCTCTTCTAGCCAAGCGTTTACAGTATGTTCATCAAACTTTACAAACAAAACCCACCAATACTACAACGtctgtttcaataaaaaactTTATCAAAACACAACAGCACTCCGTGGCAAATCAACAAGAAGagaaatctttattatttcatttatttcatcaacAACTTTTCTTATCAATGAAAGAAGCTGTGCAGAAACATTCTATGGATCGCCAAAATAACCCAAAAagtttttttgataaaaagaacCACACATCTTTATctgaaattcaagaaattattGTCACCGATATGAAAGAAGATCAACAACAGTATCGTAAAgttattcgttttaattttacaactGGAGAGATCGATGACCAATCACCTAAAGGGAAAGtgccttttctttcttcaaaatCTAACAGAACTTTATACGTTTGAAAGGCTGTCgttgcgaaaagaaaaaacagaatgttgttaaaataaaagtaatttcttttgatataaaatgataatcgTAAAGAACTGTTTATTGTCTTTTTTTGTTCATCgcaagaaaggaaaaaacaaGTTAAGAGAGAAAAACtgttaaaataagaaaaaaacactGAAAAACAGTTCtattcacaaaaatattttcacttctTCACAAGGACGGGTGTCAAACAAACTCTTtctctatcttttttttttatgacgagttcaataaaattggattcttcaaaagaaattatatccGTACTCGAGTTAGTTGACTATTTTCTTTTGACAATGTAAGTAATGTACTCTGCGATATTGTCTAACTATTTCGACTCTCCTAGAGAGCCAAATGAATTGAAACTCAATCTTTATCAATTTGAATCCATTTTAAAATCCTTAACAAGTCAATTTTTAGGATGTTTAGGTGAAGGAGTCGCAAGTCTTCGTGTTATGAGTTATCGTGAACAAATCCAAACTGCCATCGTACAAGTTGAAACGAGGTAAGAAGTAACgcattattgtaactcttacacattgtatttttttaaataaaaaattctaaaagatGCGCCACAGCTGTTCGATCAGCTTTTGTTTTTGGGACGTGTACAGAAGGTAAACGGTTCAAGATTGTCGTACGCTCTTCAAGCCGTTCTATAGCGACACTCGCGATGAAACTGCGAGCGTTGGAAATGTCTTTGTGATTGTCGCTTGGGTGTCGTTTCATCAAGAATAATGAATAGTTTAGGGGTAGCATCTCCATTTACAACACATAATCCTGACATTTAAAGTTGGTCACACTTCGTAccaaaaatatctatttttagCGAAAAACGTGTtgagaaaaacaaatgttacgCAAAACGTTTTGATTCCGTCAAAGATTGCCAGGCCCATTGAAGCGTATGAAAAACTGCGTTGGCCTTtcttatttcaaagaaaaaaagaatagtacACCAACAAAATCTTTTTACACATATACCTCAGGGTGAGGATTTTTGTCGGGATGAACAAGTCGAGCAAGCTTTCGATATGCGGCCTGTACATCTTTTACGCTGCTCGTGTCGGCAATCTAAACAAAGAAATCAGAAAATACAAATAGCATGTGAAAGTTGTGACATGTATTCCATTCTGTTACGACTCAAGAATATGCAAAGAGTTGATGCTAGTACTTGTAAAATAGATGCTGGATTAGAAGCAGCcattcgaattcgaataacTGTAGAAGCTTGCAAATATGTCACACTAGATAGAAAAgagtaagtaaaatatttgactATAGCTTTCCTTTCATAAAGcttactttttataaagaGCCATATCTTTAATAGCAAgggaatgaattatatttctttgcgCATTCTCACACTGTAAAAGATTTAGCGAACTACCTTCTAAGTTGATATCACAACAAACAAAGAttcctttaatatttcaaataaaaaaactaaaccTCTTGAATTAACTGAAAAAGAAggctttaaaaatttcatagaaaGGCTTGCTATAGGTTTTGTAAAGCTGGGAGGTAAAACATTACATTGTGGAAGAGTTGAATTTCGTGAATCTTTTTGCACATTTTGGAGAAAAGATGACTTAGCagattcaaataattgtttttgtaatttctgaGCATTAAACTGTTGAGACATAGTCCATTGCTTGGTTTGATGTTTCTCATTCgatatgtttttttcattcattatacAGAATGGGCACCAAAGATTCATAGTCAAATGAGCTTCGGTTAATAAAAAGCGATGAAGCTTCCCGCACAGTGCTTGTACTCTAAATTGATCTTTTAAAAACGACGATTTGGTAGATAACCGGGTAGAATCTAAACCTTcccttgaaatattttgaacatgTCGAATTTTTTcggattctttttctttatttccatTTGACCATACTgggtaatcaattttttcaatagtaCAATTATGTCGTTTCgcttcatttataaatttttctaactttgtacaacattttgaacaaagCAGACAGCTggacaaatgttttttcttagtgcaaaaagggaaaaaaagtGATGTTGAAGTAACCACACAAAACGTTGTTGTGCCGTGAAAAACACACCATTGCGTTGAGCTGTTAAGGAATTTCCCAGAGCCCGTAGtcctattttttaattcgatagtAGGTATGTCGCGTTGTCGTTTTTTTGTCGTAAAGTCTTTTGTACTGATTTGAGTTGAATGACAACACGTGTCAGTGCTATTCTTAAATTGTAAGTTGTTTAAAAGATTTTCAGACGTACATGGTGTATtcaacttgtttttttttttctcatttatttctaaGGACGCACGAGTAGTTTTACTTTTTCGAGGTACAGTTGGACGAAAACCTATATTGTTTTGGCCACATGTGCGGGATTCGGTTTCGGATTTTCTCATGATTTTAGCCCTtcctgttttttattttttttctcaagatTACAAAAAGAGAatcacaattttaatattcggtagttttttgtataaaacaaaaaaaaaattaaaaaaaaaaatttaatgaatacaATCACAATTTCAGTgtgtgaaaaatgaaatcaggACCATTAGTTTCGGCAGATGATGGAGATCGgttttgttttgtataaaaaaaagaatgacttgttttgttttaaaggTTTTGCAGCAATTCAAAATaagatttaagaaaatattttattttaaagcaaTCGTATTTAacaggattttatttttggataaaaaaaagtttttaaaaattttttctcttATTCTTATACTCAATGAAACAGCAACTTTTCGGTGGGagttaaaaaacatttatactaattatatatttttttaaagatttaaaaaaaaattctaagcGGGAGATCAATGctacaatattttgtatgcaaCCTTTTATGTTATACACACTTTTCTAAATGTaaaacagatttttatttttaaaacgaaaattcctTTGTAATATGGTTATCATATTTCATCAAGTgagttatatttaatttttagctCAAGATGCCTCGTTATAAGCATTCTTTCTTTGTGtctaataaaaaagttgtGTTTTGCGTACAAAAGCGTTGACAATTGCTCTCcttgtttctaaaaaaacgCAATCAACGTCACAATCACTtatgtattgtttaaaatttttttcaagcgTACAAGATACAATTACTCTATTGGATATAACATGGATGGAATATATGATTTTGAATAGGATTCCACAATATTGTTAATGTTTAGTAGCATCTAAAATCCTTTGCTGCATTTGTAGCCTTCAGTAACTCATAGGAATATGTcgcattttttaatgtaaagaCTATGCGGGAAAGGCGTTAGTTTCTGGTAAGTCATACAGTTAGAAAATAGATAGCTtggaaattgaaatcaaaTCGAAATAGTGCAATTCAATGATTAAATCAACAaattacaagaagaaaaaaatatgaacagaAATAGATTTATGAATGGTATACTTTCGGACAATAGTGAAGCGTGTATTTTTAAGATGACACCTATATCAAAGTAACGCCGCATAATATTAGGACATCAATTGAAGATATCAATGAACATTGAAGGCAGTTTTTCTTTGATACAACTTGAAcaggaaaaaacaaaaagtcaTGCCCCTGGAAAGAAGAAGTCTGAAAATTGCTGATTTCATAGTATTAGTCGAAAAGCTAGAATGGATTGTCACATAAATGTTCTCAGCTTTAGCCTGCGTAGCACCAAGAGAAGAAGTTTAACTAGTACGGAAAAAACACTCTAAGAGGGACTATTGTTTGGACAAGAGTGAtgatgctttttttttgtgacgATACGTTACCAGTATCCCTGAATGGTAAACATCAGAGATCTATGTAAGGCAGTTTCATATCAAGTGATGGAGAATCATACTTTGTAACTAAAACTCTGTTTCAAAGGTGATACATGGAATACGGTCAAACgctacaaatttttaaattaattaataggcGTTTGAAAAAAGCTTTAAAGAATTTCAACGTAAGGTCGTCAcaattgtcagagttttataCTCTCAATGTTATGAGGTAATAATAAGATTGATAACGTTTGATGAAGTAGCGactgtgaattttttattttccttaatgtttactttgaaaaaaaaaaaatattttttcaaaagaaaagaaattaaagttaGCGTGTACTCATGAAAAGTCTTGTTCTTTTTCAGAAGTGTAGATCGAAGAGATAACTTAAGGCGTCTTGCAGGATTCAAAccaaacagaaaaagaaacactttTAGTTAAAGATTTAACACAATGCCACCATCCTTGGGGAATATATAATTGATCCCCTGGACCTAATATACAGACTTTTTGTTCTTTTGCAGGATACCTAGGATACACTGTTAAATCAACAGGATGGTTCATTATATCCATTGGATGAATGCTTGATGTATTATGTAAtaactgttaaaaaaaaattaattacaatgttGTCCGTAAAACGAAATCTCAAAGTAAGGTATGTACTATACTAACTAACGTTAGAAAGGCAGTACATGTCCTCTGCAGTGTAGTGTGagggaattaaaaaaacaattttaaaccCAGCAatctgtttccaaaaaaaaaataataaggtAAAGATAGGAAAATGTTTTGTAGTGCAGGTTataaaaatctaaacaaattaGTActtgtgtaaaaatattatcagaaCTATCTGTATGATAAGGACTTAACGTTCCCTCTGGACCAATCCATAATAAACGTTTCACATTAGAGATATCGGTTACTAATAATGACAGATGGTAACAAGGTGTTAACTAAAACCCTCTTGACACTTGAGAGTACCACAAGCAACGACGTCAGGAACAAGCAATTCTGCTTGAAGTTCCGGCATATGATCGAGCATAGCATGCTGAGCTATGTATCCTAGACCTGTGTTAAGGTTGTctaaaatttactaaaaaaaatatgtagtatAGATTCTAACTTTCAGTTTCGTTAGTTGGTGAGGTCTCCatcagaaaattttcaatatagtCTTGAATAGTCATGATACGCTGAAAGGAAGAAGTTAGTGTATTGAAACGATTTTTTCGCGTACCTGCGTCCATTTCTTATCAGAATAACTacttcctaaaaaaaaataacagaactTGTAGGACAAGGTGATCATATGCAATGCAGCAATAAGATTAAAAAAAGTGTTGAAAATCCACACCTATTTCTACTGGAACCAAACGTAAAAGACCGcactagaaaaataaacacaagTTTTGTAATTCACCAGACActcaaatattattgttattgttaaaggaccatttaaaacaacaataaaaacttttgtttcgtacggtatttttacaaaaattttacttttgctaAACGTTGAGGAATATTTTTCCACGTGTGAATCGCTGGAAAATGACTTGCTCCTTGACGCAGAAAAAaaggtatttttttataaacaaaagcATTTAAAAGGCTCCACACAGAGGTGTCTATTTAGAACGACAAAAAGAATTCcaaagtttgaattttcttcaagTTATTTTACCATACAGTCTTGTTGGAATTTGTGTTGCCAAAACCTtataacattttgtttctaCTTTCCATAATAATGTGGAGAAATCaacagaaaatatatagaaCGCGGTAGTATAGTGTGTATCTAGAATATCTGGAAAAATATCCGTTTTAATGACTTTTGAatcaaatgaataaaatgatgtgtgcgtttgaaaaatgtgaaacaaaAGGGGAATTCGCAATGAATCAGGCCGTTTGATAGGGTGGCAAGACATTGCGTCTTGCCAAagttgattattaaaaaaattatggagTAAATAAGGAATGGTTTCTAACGAAAATtcaagtcggttaaaaatttcttGACGTTGTAAAGAAACGGAATCTTTTTCAATGTTCGTGGAGATCGAGAGACGCCacttttctgaaaaatatccTCCCATTATAAGTCCTATAAGATATGAAAATgccataaatatttacaaatggaTATCGACATGGGAATTGTGCAAAAGCAAACGATTTTTAAAGATTTGTTTGTCATtatcctttaagttttcaaaaaatatcttaCCCATATCCGCATAATGAAAAGCCGCCTTCAGTGAAAACAAGGCAAGGTCACTTGTTGAAGTAGGTTCCTCTGGaagtaataaagaaatagTTGGATCTACTACAAAGACAGTCACCCACAGTTTACAGTTTCACTTGTTAGGTGatttttgtaacattactAAAATAACATGCCACTATGCTTccttacttttcttttttacgtcAGCTGAAATAATGTCCCACCACTTTAATGAATTCAAAACGCAAAGGCATAAACACGACATTGCATACAACCTTCTCCAAAACATAGACACTAATAACCATGGGCCTGCATGAAgcctttgaaaaagaaaaaaagtcgTATAGAAAGAGACAGAGTGTTGAACTTGTTACATCATCCAACATAAGCTGTTGATACGTTTCGCAGATTTACACGCTAAGGAAATAAGACTAGGCCGATAGTTTAACAGAAGCATTTGAAAATCGGAAGAAAGTGGTTTAATGTCGCTATAGAGTTGAATGATTTCTTCAGGCATAGCGGGTTCTTTCAATAAGGTTTGAAGCAAAGGATTAATTTGTAATGAGATGactttaagtaaaaattttttttcttcttcaaggTTTTCAGAAATCATTCTATTAACTAGCCACAAAAAATTTGCTTGACGTACAGATTTTATAAGATTCTGTTATAACATCGgtcaaagaatatttttacctCTAAtaacgtagaaaaaaaataacacctATTTAGTCTTTTTTCGCTTCAACATTCCCGGTAACAGTTGTGacttgaaaacaaaacattgaTTTCGGTTTCTCCCTTACTATTGGGTGGTCATGTTTTGTATTGCACTCAATCAACTGTTCTTACAGTTCTTCTAGGCATATCGTtggacaaaaaaatgtttccgcCCAGTAATCACCGAAAGGTtatatcaaagaaatttacgCCAATTGTACAAACCTTGTGAAGATCATTTTGAGAAGATGTTCTCTACGTTATATAATGAAAGTTGGGTTGCGTTTCATTTTAACAGTTTTGGTTGAGCGCAAAACATTTGGTAGAATCtgttatatgaaaaaaatgtttcaaaaacaGAAAGAACCCTGCACTTTGATTGCTTTAAAAAAGACGTGCTGTTCTATGCCTTATGAGTATACGGTAATAgaataccagaaaaaaaaatacgttttttttcatttaaaaaatcgacttgttgtcttgttgataaaattgtgcaagaagaagaaacgtcATGTTCACTAATTAGAATCAAAACAATACAGAAACAACTTTTCGTGTCGCTCATACTTGCATTTGTCCAATTCAAACAATGTCTGATTAAATTACCAAGAATTCTAAACAGAGTATCCATTACAGGTTCAGATTTGAGCCGCGTTCTATTCTGGGAACCACTcgtaaaaaatacttttggtTTTGTTTTAAAGAATCAAATAAAAGCAAATGTGTACGGAAACCTTAATTGATCAAGGCGCTGAAgcggtgaatttttttttttttttgtaaatttgtttcatcgCATTAAATGTCAGAAAGTTTTTAAAGGATCTTTTCTTGGAATTCCATGTATTATTAAAGAACGATTCTTAAAAAAGTACCGCCATCCAATGTTAGATGAAACACTTACTCATCAGCGTTTGGTGACGGAAGTTCGAGCGATGGTTCGAGCAAGGAAGTATGGGGTGGAATGTCCAGCTCTCTACTTTGTTGATCCAGTCAAGCataaaatttatatggaaTACATAACGGGTGTCACacttgacaaatttttaaatgaagcaGTAACACGTCGTTCGGTTTCAAAGGAACACGTGTTTGAAGGTACACTTTCGACACATTGTAATAAATGTCCGTCAAAAGAGCATTTAACTTGTAGTTCATGTATGTTTTTGTTACTACAATCTTTcggaatgtaatttaatatatcatttgaatttcaaatgtagTGAGTCAAATGGCCAAAAAAATTGGTCAATCTTTAGCGAAATTGCACAATTCGGGTTGTATCCATGGAGATATCACACCGTGCAATATTTTGATACGTTTCCCTGAAACAGAGTTTGAGAATGGTATTGATGCCAAATCCATGGAACTGTTAACGGTTGTAagagacaattttattattcactaTGACattatcgtttaaatattaatttcatatgttAAGGTatatattgattttggtttaaGTTTTATGTCGTCGATGGCGGAGAACCGTGCAGTTGACCTATACGTTTTAGAGCGGGCTCTAAAAACCTATATGAAGGCGTTTCCTGTTTTTGTACGTTATCAAAAATGTTTGTCATAAAATgcatacaataaaaaaaaaggtttattTTTACGTCTTTCCATGTTAACACTACCTTAAGCTGTTTTCTCACTACTTGCATTCGATTCAATATCCGACCTTATATAATGAAATGATCTTTCTTGataatttgttcatatttttggTAGACTCGTGTTTTGTTAGAAGAAGGCTATTTTCCGCATGTAAGCCAAAGTCAAGCCGTTCGCGAAAAATTGGTTGAAGGTAAgaagatagaaataaaaaagaagagaaacatttaCAATACATTCTAGTCGTATAAACctcatttctttcttcctgtatcaaaaaaaaaatgaggcGAAATATATAAAGCTTTCATTGAAATGATTTGTACTAAAATAGTGTTCTACTAAAACAATccattttagttttttaatgttattagTTCAACTGAGAGGGAGAAAACGTTTAATGATAGGATGACtttcttataatttaaaataatgttatattgTCTCCAATATATCACAAAATGGATAATCCCCTataaggattttttttttccatgaTGCTAAGGAAATGTAACATCCATAACCATCATCACATCCTGGTACATTTTTGTCTCCTAGTGGTTCATCTAATTTAATCCGAATCCATTTACCTGAAATAAAcgatcaaagaaaatttttaactattttgtGTAACCGTTTTCTATacaactatttttttaaaaaaaataaaaacattcaaacTCGAACgttcttaaaattaaatatcaaactaCCTTTGAAATGAGGTCTTTGATCAACGGAAAGAATTTCACCTCGTACTCCTCCAAGAGAAAGTACCTCACAACGTTGTCCACTTTGTATACCATGATCGATATTTTCCACTGTGGAAGGGGTGTGCTGCATGTTTTGTTGTACAGCtcgtatttttgaaataaatttacgaGCATTATCTAAACGATTATTATATTGTTCTTCGGTAATAGTGAAAAGTTTTGTTTGTGCGTTATTCGTTTCTTCGGAAAACACGtcgtttttttcttcgtcCACGATAATAAGTATCATGTGGTGCGTGACTCCTAAGTCTTTAAGTGTTAACGAATCATCGATTCCTAAAGAAATAGCTTCATTTTCATCTAAGAAAAGGTAAAGGAATTAGGGGAGCTATGGTGTGTCGTCATGTTGAGTACTAACGATGGCGATGATAGGCATAAAGCTTCATGCGATGTGAAGGTGTGCCAGTTCTATAAAATAACGTGCTTTTAACAGCTTCAAGTGTGGTATCGTCAGAAAACTTCATTTCAGCCCATCTTTTGTTTGGATAGTTTGAATGAAGAACATCTAATGATaaacaattagaaaatttgatatccatttgaaatttgtaatctAATTATAAAGCTTATGTAAcgcttttttttaatccttggcaacaagaataaaaaaaaaaaatttctatcaattcaacatttatttattacttcaaTAGTTGCTTTTTCAATGTTATGCGAAAGAAATGTGCGTGCTTCTAGTTAAGAAGTCTGCTTTTCAGGTTTTTCGCTCGAAGTATTAGGTACGTGTTCCACACTGTCTCTGTGTATGAAAGGCAAGGGAAAGTAAAATGACTGGTTTTTCAAAGTTTTGAACATTTGGTTCTACTTTATATCTGTGTCATTAACTTATAAAAAGACGATGAATGAGACTTTAAAATGTGTGTTCTAGAAACAAGATAAACCTTGTAATAAAGGaaacaaactttatttttttgttcaagcAGTTTTCGTTTCAGTagctcttttttttattcaattttctttacagctttacaataattttttcaggattatttcttaatttaaacaGGAACATATAGATTACCAAGATTTATTCCATTTGTATTTGACAGTTGGGCGAAACATAGCAAAacaagcatttttttaaagtacatttcaGACATATGGAATCAACGACCGATGTGATGGAAAATTTACTAGCCGGAGATGCTCATGTATCTTTGAATCAATGTAGTATAGATGATCCTCATCGTCCAATTGAACTGTCTCCTGTACCTGAACAAGCTCCGCAAAACAATGAAGATTTGAGTTCTTATTCAGTGCCGGATCTTTTAGCGTCAACCAATTGGAAGTGGAAATTATTTGGATTAcaacaagtgaaaaatatattaacggGTGAAGTCGCATCAGAAGAGTTGGATGAAAAACTTCTTTTAGAGTATGGCAACCATTTGCCTGAGTGGTTAGTTCATTGCAATGGAAATGTTCAGCGTGTAGCATTAGAATTATGtgttcatttgtttttaaaattgagtCCTTTGCAAATGCAAAAGATTTGGACGGAATCTACTCTTTATAATGTCTTAcaagataaatttttttctcaatcaCGTCTGTTAGATACTCTGACAGAGGCCTTGAGTTCCATCTTTGAAATGATTCCAGAAAATGTGTTCTTTGAGccttttgtgaaatttttagaatctGCAATTGATTCGAAAGGTTT
The Hylaeus volcanicus isolate JK05 unplaced genomic scaffold, UHH_iyHylVolc1.0_haploid 12221, whole genome shotgun sequence DNA segment above includes these coding regions:
- the LOC128883347 gene encoding EKC/KEOPS complex subunit TP53RK-like isoform X4, producing MCTETLIDQGAEAKVFKGSFLGIPCIIKERFLKKYRHPMLDETLTHQRLVTEVRAMVRARKYGVECPALYFVDPVKHKIYMEYITGVTLDKFLNEAVTRRSVSKEHVFEGTLSTHCNKCPSKEHLTCSSLSQMAKKIGQSLAKLHNSGCIHGDITPCNILIRFPETEFENGIDAKSMELLTVVYIDFGLSFMSSMAENRAVDLYVLERALKTYMKAFPVFTRVLLEEGYFPHVSQSQAVREKLVEVF
- the LOC128883347 gene encoding EKC/KEOPS complex subunit TP53RK-like isoform X2 produces the protein MCTETLIDQGAEAKVFKGSFLGIPCIIKERFLKKYRHPMLDETLTHQRLVTEVRAMVRARKYGVECPALYFVDPVKHKIYMEYITGVTLDKFLNEAVTRRSVSKEHVFEGTLSTHCNKCPSKEHLTCSSLSQMAKKIGQSLAKLHNSGCIHGDITPCNILIRFPETEFENGIDAKSMELLTVYIDFGLSFMSSMAENRAVDLYVLERALKTYMKAFPVFTRVLLEEGYFPHVSQSQAVREKLVEGKKIEIKKKRNIYNTF
- the LOC128883347 gene encoding EKC/KEOPS complex subunit TP53RK-like isoform X3, whose amino-acid sequence is MCTETLIDQGAEAKVFKGSFLGIPCIIKERFLKKYRHPMLDETLTHQRLVTEVRAMVRARKYGVECPALYFVDPVKHKIYMEYITGVTLDKFLNEAVTRRSVSKEHVFEGTLSTHCNKCPSKEHLTCSSLSQMAKKIGQSLAKLHNSGCIHGDITPCNILIRFPETEFENGIDAKSMELLTVVYIDFGLSFMSSMAENRAVDLYVLERALKTYMKAFPVFTRVLLEEGYFPHVSQSQAVREKLVEVQLRGRKRLMIG
- the LOC128883347 gene encoding EKC/KEOPS complex subunit TP53RK-like isoform X1, which codes for MCTETLIDQGAEAKVFKGSFLGIPCIIKERFLKKYRHPMLDETLTHQRLVTEVRAMVRARKYGVECPALYFVDPVKHKIYMEYITGVTLDKFLNEAVTRRSVSKEHVFEGTLSTHCNKCPSKEHLTCSSLSQMAKKIGQSLAKLHNSGCIHGDITPCNILIRFPETEFENGIDAKSMELLTVVYIDFGLSFMSSMAENRAVDLYVLERALKTYMKAFPVFTRVLLEEGYFPHVSQSQAVREKLVEGKKIEIKKKRNIYNTF
- the LOC128883347 gene encoding EKC/KEOPS complex subunit TP53RK-like isoform X5 produces the protein MLDETLTHQRLVTEVRAMVRARKYGVECPALYFVDPVKHKIYMEYITGVTLDKFLNEAVTRRSVSKEHVFEGTLSTHCNKCPSKEHLTCSSLSQMAKKIGQSLAKLHNSGCIHGDITPCNILIRFPETEFENGIDAKSMELLTVVYIDFGLSFMSSMAENRAVDLYVLERALKTYMKAFPVFTRVLLEEGYFPHVSQSQAVREKLVEGKKIEIKKKRNIYNTF
- the LOC128883349 gene encoding uncharacterized protein LOC128883349; protein product: MDIKFSNCLSLDVLHSNYPNKRWAEMKFSDDTTLEAVKSTLFYRTGTPSHRMKLYAYHRHHENEAISLGIDDSLTLKDLGVTHHMILIIVDEEKNDVFSEETNNAQTKLFTITEEQYNNRLDNARKFISKIRAVQQNMQHTPSTVENIDHGIQSGQRCEVLSLGGVRGEILSVDQRPHFKGKWIRIKLDEPLGDKNVPGCDDGYGCYISLASWKKKILIGDYPFCDILETI